A region of the Candidatus Cloacimonadota bacterium genome:
CCTGCAGAAACTCAAACCGAATGTGGTGATGGTCGTCCCCCTACTTTTGGAAAAAATCTATAAAAGCCAGCTCCTGCCCGTAATCAATGAACCCAAAATGAAAACCATGCTCAAAATTCCCCTCCTGAACAAGGTGGTCCACAAAAAGATACGTGAAAAACTGATGACCGCCTTCGGTGGTAACATCGTGGAACTCATTGTTGGCGGTGCGCCCATGAACGCCGAGGTGGAGCTTTTCATGAAAAAAATCCGCTTCCCGTTCACCATCGGCTATGGCATGACCGAATGCGGTCCTTTGATTAGCTACGCTGGCTGGAGCAACCATCGCTTCGAATCCAGCGGCCAAATTGTCGATTCGCTTCAGTGCAAAATCGATTCACCCGATCCCAGCAAAATCCCTGGCGAAGTTCTGGTGAAGGGAGACAACGTTTTCAGCGGATACTACAACAATTCTGAAGCAACCGCGGAAAGCCTCCGAGGCGGATGGCTCTACACAGGCGACATCGGAACCTTGGATAAAGACAATTTCATCTACCTGCGCGGACGCAGTAAAAACATGATTTTGTGCCCCAGCGGAGAAAACATCTATCCAGAACTGGTGGAACAAAAAGTGGACAACCTCCCCTACATCATGGAATCCCTTATTGTGGAACGCGACCGCCAGATCCACGCGCTGGTTTATCCCGATCTCGATACCTTGGATAAAGATGGCATCCCGGAATCCCGCATCGCGGAAATCATGGAGGAAAACCGCCAAATCGTGAACAATGAGCTTGCGGATTTCAGCCGCATCACAAAGATACACGTGGTGAACGAACCTTTCCAAAAAACACCCACTCAAAAAATTAAACGTTACTTATATCGCTGACGCATTTAATCTCTTTGACACAAACCCCACACCCGAAAAAGTAGTCTCACAGACTGCCCAAATACTGGAGTATATTAAAATGGATAAACATATCATAGACCTGATGGCATTTTTGGACGCTTCCCCAAGCTCCGCGCAAGCCTGTTTGGAAGCCCAAAAGCGCCTTGATTCACACGGTTTTACCCCTCTTTCCGAATTGGAAGCATGGAACCTGAAACCCGGCGAAAAACACTACGTGATTCGCGACACCAGCGTTGCCGCCTTCATTGCGGGCGCCAACCCCTTGACAGACATAGGGTTCCACATCGCCGCCGCCCACCTCGACAGCCCCGCTCTGAAGCTTAAACCCGGCAGCCTGAAACGCGTTTCCGGCGTCACCCGTGTGGCTGTGGAAGTTTATGGCGGACCCATCATCTCTTCCTGGCTGGACCGCGACCTCGGCATTGCCGGTCGGGTTGCAGTTCGAGACGAAAATGGCGGTTTCACCATCCAAGCGGTAAACTTGGACACAGCCGTCGGCATCATTCCAAACGCTGCCATCCACCTGAACCGTGAGGTAAACACCGGCTTCAGCTACAACAAGCAAACCCATCTCCAAGCCTTTTTGAGCACCGGCGAAGACAGCGAAAACCCCTTGCACGCCGCCATCGCCGCCAAGCTCGGTGTTCCCGAAAGCAGCCTGGGCGAGATGGACCTCTTTTTCTACGACCTCGCCAAAGCGCAAATCGGAGGCCTCGACCAAAGCCTCATCATCAGCGGCAGGCTGGATAACCTCGGCATGAGCCACGCCATCCTCAGCGCCATTTTGGAAACCGAAAAACCGGAAAAAACCGCCTTGGCAGTGATTTATGACCACGAGGAAATCGGTTCCAAAACCATGCAGGGCGCCCAATCCACCTTCCTGGAAAACGTTTTGGAACGCATCGCCCTGGCGCAGAACCTCAACCGTGAGGAACAGCTCATCGCGCGCGGACGCTCCTTCCTGGTTTCGGCTGATATGGCTCACGCTTACCATCCCAATTTCCCCGAAAAATACGACGCCCTCACCGCCCCCAAAATGAATGGTGGCCCCGTAATCAAGTGGCATGCCGCTCACAGCTATGCCTCCACCGCCCAAAGCGCCCAAATTTTTGCCCAGCATTGCGAAAATGCCGGTGTGAAACACCAAAGTTTCGCCATGCGCAGCGACCTTCTTTGCGGCAGCACCGTGGGCCCCATCCTCGCCGCCAGCCTTGGCATCAGCGCTGTGGATGTGGGAAACCCGCTTTGGGCGATGCACTCCATTCGTGAAACCGGCGGTGTGGATGACCACAGCGCCATGATTCGCGCCCTTAAAAATTACTATCAATAAAAAACATATAGGAGAGCCATAATGGCAGTTTTCAAACCCTTCCGTGCCCTGCGTCCCATTCCGGAGCGCGCGGCCGACATCGCTTCCCTCCCCTACGACGTCATGGATTCAGACGAAGCCCGTCTGGAAGTGCAGAAAAACCCCCTCAGTTACATCCACGTGGAAAAACCCGAAGTTGACCTCCCCATCGGAACCGACCTCTACGACCCCAAAGTCTATGCCAAGGCAAAGGAAAACCTGGATAAATATGTCACCGATGGCCACATGAAACAGGACAGCCAACCGATGTTCTACATCTACCGCCAAATCATGGACGGACGCGAACAAAACGGCCTCGTGGGCCTGGCTTCCGTGGATGAATACATGGAAGGTAAAATCAAAAAACACGAATTCACCCGCGCGGACAAGGAAGCAGACCGCATCCGCCACGTTGACACCTGCGACGCGCATCCTTCACCCGTGTTTTTCACCTATCGCCACAAAGAAATCATCGACTCCACCGTGGAAAAGGTTAAAAACTCCAAAAAACCAGTCTATGACTTCGTTTCAGACGACGGCATCGGACACACCCTCTGGCTGATGGATGACCCCCAGGACATCAAAACCATCCAGGACGCCTTCGCGGAAATGGCTTGCCTCTACGTCGCGGACGGACATCATCGCACCGCTTCAGCCGCCAAGGTTGGCTTGGTGCGCAGGGAGCAAAATCCGAACTACACCGGTGAAGAGGAATTCAACTTTTTCATGACCGTGATTTTCCCGGATAACCAGCTCAAGATTTTTGATTACAACCGCGCCGTGAAAGACCTCAACGGTCGCAACACCGCTGATTTCCTGCGTGAAGTGGAAGAAAAATTCACCGTCACACCCCACACCGGTCCCGGAAATTTCCATCCCGCCAAAACCCACGAAATCGGCATGTATCTGGCTGGCGCCTGGTATCGTCTGGAACCCCGTCCCGGAACCTGGAACGCAGACAACCCGGTTGATTCCCTGGACGTCTCCATCCTGCAAACCAATCTTCTGACCCCCATTTTGGCAATCGGAGACCCCCGCCGCGACCAACGCATCGATTTCATCGGTGGAATCCGCGGTTTGGACGAACTGGTGCGCAGAGTGGACAGCGGCCGTGAAGCCGTTGCTTTTGCCATGTTCCCCACTTCCATGGACGAACTTTTGGCCATTGCCGATGCCGGCGAAATCATGCCTCCAAAATCCACCTGGTTCGAGCCCAAGCTCCGTTCCGGGCTTTTCATCCATCCCCTCTCGTGACCAAATATTACATCGAGAGCCTTGGCTGCGCCAAAAACCTGGTGGACAGCGAAGTCTTCGCCGCCATTTTCGAGCGCGCCGGCCTTGAATGTGCCCCTTTGCCAGAGGAAGCGGACCTCATCCTGGTGAACACCTGCTCCTTTTTGGAAGCAGCGCTGTTGGAACTGGATTTGGTTCTCAGCGATTTGGCTGCCCTGAAAAATCAAGGGGAATTTGATAAATTAATCGTTTCCGGCTGCGTCATGCAGCGCGGCCGGGACGATTTTGAAAAGCATTTCCCGGAAGTTGACGCCTGGATTGGCCTCAAGGACTTTGCCACTCTGGAACGCTGGCTGGGCTTGGAAATCTCCAGCCAAACATCCCGGCTGCCCATCTATCACGGCTTCCATCGCTATCTGCGCGTCAGCGACGGCTGTTCAAACCACTGCAGCTTTTGCGCCATCCCTTCCATCCGCGGAGAAGTCCGCAGCCAGAGTATTGATGAACTGGTTCAAGAAGCCCACGCCATCGCCACCGACGGCGCCACCAAATACCGAGAATTAATTGTAATTGCCCAGGATACAGCTAATTACGGAATCGACCTCTACGGCAGAAAAGCCCTGCCCGAGCTTCTGGAACGCCTGGTTGAACTCCCCCAATACAGTTGGATTCGCGTGATGTATCTCCATCCCGACCACTTCGACCTCGATTGGCTATACCTGTGGAAAAAGCACCCCAAGCTGCTGCCCTACTTTGAATTACCCATCCAACACAGCGAAGATAGAATTCTCAGGGCGATGAACCGCAAAAAAGGGCGCCTGCAACTGGAAGAACTCTTCCAAACCATCAAGCGCGAAATCCCCCACGCCGCGCTCAGAACCACCCTCATGAGCGGATTTCCCGGCGAAACCCGCGCCGAAGCCATTGCGCTGAAACGCTTTATCCACAATATACCTTTCGACCATCTGGGCGTCTTTGCCTATTCCCGTGAAACCGGAACCCCGGCTTTTCATCTGGAAGGACAAGTCTCCGCCCGCACCGTCCAGCGCCGCCAGGACACACTTTTAATGGACTATTTTTCCATCCGGGAAAAGCTCTTGGAAAACCTGGTGGGCAAAAATG
Encoded here:
- a CDS encoding long-chain fatty acid--CoA ligase, producing the protein MITEKLIPYLCDSIKQYWDFPAFTDYPGPSLSYGDVGKRIVWLHRLFKECGLDKGAKVALSGKNSSNWALIWFASVTYGASIVPILVNFAPEEIAHIVNHSDADVLFISKDKFDSIEEEKLRKVKYVFSLEDLSLVYSPNRELDQIIPPFEEHTDLQNLDKDLLNFPDVCTNEDIASINYTSGTTGFSKGVMQPHRSLLANLIYAREKLTFQVGAKVLSFLPLAHSFGCAFDLLYPFTRGNHINFMGKIPVPKLLLAALQKLKPNVVMVVPLLLEKIYKSQLLPVINEPKMKTMLKIPLLNKVVHKKIREKLMTAFGGNIVELIVGGAPMNAEVELFMKKIRFPFTIGYGMTECGPLISYAGWSNHRFESSGQIVDSLQCKIDSPDPSKIPGEVLVKGDNVFSGYYNNSEATAESLRGGWLYTGDIGTLDKDNFIYLRGRSKNMILCPSGENIYPELVEQKVDNLPYIMESLIVERDRQIHALVYPDLDTLDKDGIPESRIAEIMEENRQIVNNELADFSRITKIHVVNEPFQKTPTQKIKRYLYR
- a CDS encoding M18 family aminopeptidase — protein: MDKHIIDLMAFLDASPSSAQACLEAQKRLDSHGFTPLSELEAWNLKPGEKHYVIRDTSVAAFIAGANPLTDIGFHIAAAHLDSPALKLKPGSLKRVSGVTRVAVEVYGGPIISSWLDRDLGIAGRVAVRDENGGFTIQAVNLDTAVGIIPNAAIHLNREVNTGFSYNKQTHLQAFLSTGEDSENPLHAAIAAKLGVPESSLGEMDLFFYDLAKAQIGGLDQSLIISGRLDNLGMSHAILSAILETEKPEKTALAVIYDHEEIGSKTMQGAQSTFLENVLERIALAQNLNREEQLIARGRSFLVSADMAHAYHPNFPEKYDALTAPKMNGGPVIKWHAAHSYASTAQSAQIFAQHCENAGVKHQSFAMRSDLLCGSTVGPILAASLGISAVDVGNPLWAMHSIRETGGVDDHSAMIRALKNYYQ
- a CDS encoding DUF1015 domain-containing protein, whose protein sequence is MAVFKPFRALRPIPERAADIASLPYDVMDSDEARLEVQKNPLSYIHVEKPEVDLPIGTDLYDPKVYAKAKENLDKYVTDGHMKQDSQPMFYIYRQIMDGREQNGLVGLASVDEYMEGKIKKHEFTRADKEADRIRHVDTCDAHPSPVFFTYRHKEIIDSTVEKVKNSKKPVYDFVSDDGIGHTLWLMDDPQDIKTIQDAFAEMACLYVADGHHRTASAAKVGLVRREQNPNYTGEEEFNFFMTVIFPDNQLKIFDYNRAVKDLNGRNTADFLREVEEKFTVTPHTGPGNFHPAKTHEIGMYLAGAWYRLEPRPGTWNADNPVDSLDVSILQTNLLTPILAIGDPRRDQRIDFIGGIRGLDELVRRVDSGREAVAFAMFPTSMDELLAIADAGEIMPPKSTWFEPKLRSGLFIHPLS
- the rimO gene encoding 30S ribosomal protein S12 methylthiotransferase RimO, which codes for MTKYYIESLGCAKNLVDSEVFAAIFERAGLECAPLPEEADLILVNTCSFLEAALLELDLVLSDLAALKNQGEFDKLIVSGCVMQRGRDDFEKHFPEVDAWIGLKDFATLERWLGLEISSQTSRLPIYHGFHRYLRVSDGCSNHCSFCAIPSIRGEVRSQSIDELVQEAHAIATDGATKYRELIVIAQDTANYGIDLYGRKALPELLERLVELPQYSWIRVMYLHPDHFDLDWLYLWKKHPKLLPYFELPIQHSEDRILRAMNRKKGRLQLEELFQTIKREIPHAALRTTLMSGFPGETRAEAIALKRFIHNIPFDHLGVFAYSRETGTPAFHLEGQVSARTVQRRQDTLLMDYFSIREKLLENLVGKNVEVIVETHGDDEDTWMGRAWFQAPDVDGITHIEGKNLQPGRIYRADITDAIGPDLFATVNNQEDES